A portion of the Cryptomeria japonica chromosome 5, Sugi_1.0, whole genome shotgun sequence genome contains these proteins:
- the LOC131875909 gene encoding uncharacterized protein LOC131875909: MGLIGEILVWHETHLDMILVPAGLLMFAVYNGCLLHTILTHPHTTFIGINAIHRRAWVEAITKEGMKQGILAVQTIRNGMMAATLMASTTIVLCSVIGLLLGARLGGSLSEFTLYGMSGSLTSCVKCMMLLLSLLAAFLCHVQCVHYYSHVSFLITIPPATPEMQNAHVEYVSRAFNKGAHFWSVGLIAFNLSLALFMWNFGPIPMFVSSCLLLLFQHSLDRPITNLGVNYPNYPEQKERARSLSELMGIPRGFL; encoded by the exons ATGGGCTTGATAGGAGAAATACTGGTCTGGCATGAAACCCATCTGGATATGATTCTCGTTCCAGCAGGGTTGCTCATGTTCGCTGTATACAATGGTTGTCTGCTTCACACAATTCTCACCCATCCCCACACCACCTTCATCGGCATCAATGCAATCCATAGGCGGGCGTGGGTCGAGGCCATCACGAAG GAGGGAATGAAGCAGGGAATACTGGCAGTGCAGACAATACGGAATGGCATGATGGCGGCCACACTTATGGCCTCCACCACCATAGTGCTGTGTTCTGTCATCGGATTACTGTTGGGTGCGAGATTGGGTGGCTCTCTGAGTGAATTCACTTTATATGGAATGAGTGGATCCCTCACATCTTGTGTTAAGTGCATGATGCTCTTGCTCTCTCTCCTCGCTGCTTTTCTTTGCCATGTGCAATGCGTGCATTATTACAGTCATGTTAGTTTTCTCATCACCATACCTCCTGCAACTCCAGAGATGCAGAACGCTCATGTGGAATATGTGAGCAGAGCATTCAACAAAGGGGCTCATTTCTGGTCAGTGGGATTGATAGCATTTAACCTCTCGCTGGCTCTGTTTATGTGGAACTTCGGACCCATTCCCATGTTCGTATCGTCGTGCCTCTTGCTCTTATTTCAGCACTCTCTCGACAGGCCAATCACAAATTTGGGTGTAAATTACCCAAATTACCCGGAACAGAAGGAGAGAGCCAGGAGTTTGTCAGAATTGATGGGCATACCAAGAGGTTTCTTGTAA